Genomic segment of Paenalkalicoccus suaedae:
TAGGGGATAAAGATGTATTTGAAGGTTCTCACGTGCATTTGAAGATGGACTTCTTTCTTGTCAAGTTAGATTGGCAAGGAGAAATTACGAAGGTAGTTCCGGAAGCCTACTTTATGGATGAAGGGAAAAAGCTACCATTTCCGTTCAAAGAGTGGCGACATGTGCATGCGTTTAAGGAGCTTTCTCCTTCTAAAACGAAGATGATTGATCGCGTTGAATTCTCTTCATATGTGCCTGCGCCGCTTATTAAAGCGATGCTCATTGGCATGTTCTCAGACCGAAAGCGTCAGTTGAAAAAGTACTTATAAGCACACCAAAAAGGCTAGTGGGTCACTCCGCTAGCCTTTTACAAAACAATAGCTACTGTCTACGCAGATCATGTAAGAAGCCATTTAAGTGGGCGAGCACTTTGCTTCTAGGGATAATTCCTTCAAAAATTCCATTCTCATCTTCTACACACACAAATGGGTATTGGATAAGCAACGTCATTAACCGCTCAAAGCTAGCTGACTTATGGATAGAAACATGGTCGTTATTCATAATGTCGGAGACAAGCCATGTAGCGAGCTTTTCAGGCTCCATTCTTTCTATACCTAAAATAGAATCTAGTATTTGTGCTTTACTTATTAATCCATTTAGCTTATTATCCATTCCAAGTACAGGAATCGCGGTGTAACCAGACTTAACTAGAACGAGTAGGGCATGTTCAAGCGAATTTTCTGGTTGTACACATGCGACTTGTTCAGCAGGAATAATAAAGGCTGTGATTGAACCACTAAGTACATCTTGCTCTTGTGCATTGGGCATCACGTTATACACATCCTGTCTAAAAATTAGGAGCATCTAGATAGAGGCTCCATATTTAATGGTAGTCGTCCTGGTTGAGATTGTCAAACCAAGACTTGTTAATTCGGAAGGAGACGTTTTCATGATTTGGCAAACGGAAGAAGCTTTACTAACACTAGCTATAGAGCTATGTGCGTGTAAAAGTATAAATAGCACAGATGGTGAAAAAGAGATTATTGAGTTCATACATAAAAAGCTCGCCGCACTTCCTTATTTCCACAAAAATGAAGATTATATGCATGTTTTTTTAACGGAAGACAAAAGAATTGGTTGCTCGGTATATATTCCGGGCCGAACGTCTGAGACAATCGTGTTTTCTGGTCATGTCGATGTCGTTCCTGTCGAAGATTTCGGTGAGCATGCATCTATGGCCTTTCAACCAATCGAATGGACAGAAAAGGTAAAACAATTGCGGCTAACTGAGTACGTAAAAAAGGATAGCGAATCGAACGACTATTTGTTTGGCAGAGGTACAATGGATATGCTCTCTTCTATTGCTATGTGTATGCAGTTAATTGAGTTTGCCGCTGAAGAAGGTTTGCACCACTCCTTAGTGATGCTGTTTGTTCCTGACGAAGAGGGTGTCTCTCAAGGCATGAGGCAGGGAGTGAAAGAGCTCTCGCGTGTTCAGGATACATTCAACCTCTCCTATAAGCTTTTTTGGAATACAGAGCCTACATTTCCTCAAGCTCCTACGGACAACGCCCACAGGATCTACTCAGGCTCTGCTGGGAAGCTGTTAGCTGGTGTGATGAGCGTTGGAGTAGAGGCGCACGTGGCAGATCAGAATGCCAGTGTTAATGCTGCACTCATGCAATCATTTGTTACAAAGAATTTAGAGCTTAACGAAGCTTTTTCCGAAACAGTAGAAGGCGAAAAAACAGCACCTCCGAGCACGTTGTTTCAACGTGATCATAAATCGGAATACTCTGTTCAAACTCCAGCTACGTCCTCTGGACTCTATAATATATTAACAATGGAGCGGACTCCGTTACAAATCACAACTGCATTAAGAGAACTCCTAAACGCATGTGCGAAAGAGGTAGGTGAGTTTTATCACGACCGATTTTCGTTTCAAGTCTACACCGTACAAGAGCTCTACGAACATGCATATACCAAATTTGGCGATGAATTTTTAGAACGCATTTCATCTGTACAAGTTGATCCAACTGATATGCTTCACTCAACAAGCTCTTACCTTTTAACTCTTATCGAATTTGCAAAGGATTTAGCACCTTTCTATGTCCTTTATTATTGTCCACCTTTCTATCCGGCGGTAAAAAGCAGAGAGGACGCTTTACTTAATACAGTAAGAGAAAAGCTTGCTTCGAAATTGCGAAAAGCAAATGAACGTGTCATCACCCAATCTTATTTCCCAGGACTTTCTGATATGAGCTACATAGGATTGCAAATAGAGGAATCAGAGCTTCGTGTTCTAAAGGATAATACCCCGCTCTGGGACAACGGGTATTCATTACCCTTCTCTGAGATGAAAAAAATCGAGATGCCTGTATTAAACTATGGCACGTTCGGTCGAGATGCGCATCAGTGGACAGAAAGAGTGCACATAGATAGATCGTATCGAATTGCTCCTACTATCATAAAAGAAGTTTTGAAAGAGTTTTAATCGATAAAAAAGCTGCCCCGTTTTACCGTGGGACAGCTTTTTTTATTCGCGCATTTTAAATGCTGCGTTAATTTGACCGCGAAGCATTTTATTACGCACAGAGGATTTTTTCATTTCTTCACGACGTATCTCAAACGTCTGCATACCATCCTCCATCTTATTTGCGATGTCCACAAGCCTCTCTATATCACCAAAGGAATACTTGCGAGTACCCCCTTTACTTCTTTCAGGGAAAATTAGCTTTCTTTCTTCGTAGTAGCGTATTTGACGTTCTGAAAGTCCTGTAAGTTCACTTGCGATACCGATACTAATCACTTTCTTGTCTTTATATGACGATGGCAAAGAAATCCACATCCTCCCGAAGAGCAACTTTTTTCTCACTATATCATGAAAAAAGATTCGCTTGGTGAAAAATGTGAGATAATCTTACATTGGTCATTTCTCGTCAGAATTCTTCACAATAAGCTCTTTCAATTCTTGGATTTCTTTTCGTAATTCGGTTACTTCTTTATGTGTATCCTTCACTTCTTCATCAGCATTTTCTGCTTTTTCTACATTATTGACGATTACACCAATGAATAGGTTAAATACAACAAAGGTTCCTACTAAAACGAAGGAGACGAAGTAAATCCAAGACCACCATAGTTCTTCAAAGATTGGTCTCATAACCGCAGATGCCCATGATTCTAACGTAACTACTTGGAATAGGGTTAATAAGGACAACTGTAAATTCCCGAAATATTCTGGAGCAACTTCTTGGAAGAGCATTGTGCCAATAACGGCAAAGATATAAAAGATAATACTCATGAGTAAAAAAATGTTTCCGAGAGCAGGGATCGTTAATAGAAGCGCATCCACTAATTTTCGTAAAGATGGGATAACAGAGATTGCTCTGAATACGCGTAGCACTCTTAAAATACGTAGCACCGTTACGAAGTGCGCACCTACAAAGATATGACCAGCTGCGACAATGATAAAATCGAACCAATTCCAACTATTGCTAAAGAACGATTTAATATTGCGAGAAGCAAGTAGACGCAGTGCTATCTCAACTGTAAAGATCCAAAGTAAAACTCGGTCTGCCGCAAAAAAGAATGCGCGATTATTCTCATATATTCCTTGATATGTCTCGACACCGACGATTATCGCATTAATTAAAATGAGGATAATGATTGTCGTTGTAAATGCATTGCTGTTGACTAAGCGATGTAGTGGTCGTTGCCAGCTCTTAAGTGTTGTAATATCTTCCAACAGAATTCTCCTCCTAAATAAGCATCTCTACTATTCTACTAGAGATGCTTAAAGAAAGAAATATAGCTTATTACAAATTATGATCGTTTTAGCGCATTTGTTAACACGATACCAAGTTCTTTAGAGCGGTCGTTTGCCGCCCCAATGCAATCTATCAGTGCTTTTTGCACGTGACGTTCTTCTAACACATGGAAGCCAGCCTCTGTCGTTCCTCCTGGACTCATGATCTGCTTATAGAGCTCTCTAGGTGTATGAGACGAAACTTTAGCCGTTTCGCTTGCTCCGGAAAGAGTTTGTAGAATCAGCTTTCGAGCAAGTTCCTTTTCAATCCCAATATCGTGAGCAGCAATCTCCATTGCTTCTACTAGATAGTAAATATAAGCGGGACCAGTACCAGTTAGAGCTGTAATAGGATCTAATAGTTTTTCCTCTACGAAAGCGATCTCTCCAACTAAACTAAAAAGCCTAGATATAGCATCAATTGATACATTCGACGCAGACTGTCCGGCAGCTATAGAGGTCATAGATTTATTCACCGCAGCAGATGTGTTTGGCATTGTTCGAATGACCTGCGCGAGAGGAGCGACCTCTTCAAGAGACGTTATTGTGATACCAGCCATCACCGATACGACTATTGTAGAAGAGGTCATATGAGGAACGTATGGCATTAGCGCATCTTTATAATCTTTAGGCTTACATGTAAGGAGCAGGATATCTGCATGCTGTAAAAGAGCTTTTGGGTCACGTGATGTATGCACGCCATAAGTTGATTCGAGATGGAGAAGTTTATGATCGTCTGAACGATTTGTAACTAGCATAGATACATCATCATGTCGTGCCCATCCAGCTATTAAGGCTTCGGCCATAGAGCCAGATCCAATAATTGATACATTCACTGTAAGTCCCCCAAATAATAAAATTATGTTAATTATCTGACTAGTAGTAAAGCTTGTCAAGAAGGGATATACAGCTTTTCTTCCTTTTAGTATGATGAAAATAGGAGAGGACTGATAATATGGTAAATCGATTAGCGCATAAGGTTGTTGTGATTACTGGTGCTTCAAGTGGTATAGGACGTGAGATGGCACTTGAGGTTGCAAGGCAAGGAGCTATTCCAGTATTACTCGCAAGATCTTTAAATAAGCTGGAGCAATTATCAAGTGAGATATATGAGGAGACGTCAAAGCATGCGCCATATTTTACATTAGATGTGACTAACTTTGATCAAATTAAAGAAGTAGTAGAGCAAATAGAAGCAAAAGTGGGGTCCATTGATGTGTTAATAAATAACGCTGGGTATGCGGTATTTGACTCGATCTGGCAAGCTGATTTAGCAGATCTAGAGGGGATATTCCAAGTGAACGTATTTGGAGCTATAGCGATGACGCAAGCAGTCTTGCCGTCGATGATTGGGCGCAATAGTGGACAAATCATCTTTGTTGGCTCGGCACTATCTAAAATGATCTCTCCAAAGTCGAGCTTTTATGTGGCATCCAAGCACGCAATTTACGGATTTGCTAATACGATTCGGATGGAGCTTGCAGATACAGCCATCAACGTCTCTGTTGTAAATCCAGGTCCCATTAAAACGGCCTTTTTTGATCGCGCAGATAAAACGGGCGAATACGTTAATCAAGTGGAGAAATTTATGCTTCGTGCCGACTATGTCTCTAAAAAAACCATTCAGCTAATTAAACGTCCTCGAAGAGAAATTAATTTACCTTTATGGATGAACATATTAACAAGAATATATCAGGTCTCACCTAGACTCATTGAATTTGTTGGGAAGGATATCATGACTAAAAAGTAAGTTGTCACAAAATAGTCACAATTCGGCTAGTCTTGAATCCGATTACACGTTGTATCCTAGTGTCAAAGGCGGTACAGCCTAACGTAATGCCGAATGGCAGAAAGGATTTTCTATCACTATGATAGTAAAAGATTTAGTCGAATCAAAGCAGTTGTTGGCGGGAGAGACAGAAGAGCACGTCTATATCGTGTACGAGCGATATGAAAATGTTGACTGTCAGTATCGTGATAAACAGTTTGAAGAACTAGAGTGTGATCCAGAAGAACGAATTCAAATTTTAATGGGCTCATCAGACAGTTCATTAGTTGTGAAAGAAACGTTGGAAATTGGTAAGGATCATCCATCATTAGAATCTGCGCTAGATTTCATTAAAACATCTAAGCCAGACCTTTTTAACTAAATTTAATCATGCCGTCTTCAAATAAACTGAAGACGGCTTTTTTATTGCTAATATAAATAGCATAAAAAACGTTTAAAAGAATTGAGGGAGAAGAACATTGATAAAAGTCGTTTTTGTTTGCTTAGGCAATATTTGTCGATCGCCAATGGCAGAGGCAATCTTCAGAAAAAGGATTTATGAAAAGGAACTCACTGATCATATCTCTGTTGAGTCGGCGGGAACAGCCTCTTGGCATGAAGGAAAACCACCTCATGAGGGTACAAGACAAATATTAGACCAACACACTATTTCATATAACGGACAGACAGCAAGAGGAGTTAGGGAAGCAGACTACCAAGCTGATTATCTTGTTGTTATGGATAATAGCAACTTAGAGGATGTAAAAAATGGACGAAATCATGTAGCTAATGCTTTTCGGCTTCTCGATCTAGTTTCAGAAATAGAAAACAAGGATGTACCTGATCCATACTTTACTGGCGATTTTGAAGAGACGTTCAGCTTAATCAATGAAGGGTGTGAGCGATTATTAGCGAAAATAATCAGAGAGAAATTTTAGTTGAGAACTGATTTTGAATAATCCAAACGTTTTTCAACTTTATAGCTGAAAAACGTTTTTTAGTACTTTCATACTAGGAACCCGAATATACGTTTCATTTGTCAGAGACTAGGGAAAATTAACCCTAATGACCCGGAAGTGGAGGCGTGTAGCATGAGTGAGATTAGTAGAGTATTACAAGCAAGAAATTGGATGAAAACAAACGAGGATTTTTTATCAACGTGGCACGCACATGTTGGTTACAAAATGGATTTATTTCACTATTTCGCTAACGGCGCTTCTGTGCACGCAGTGGCTTCAAAGCACGAATTATCAGAAGAGCTGTTGCAAAGATGGGTAGATGTTGGTTTAGAAATCGGTCATTTAAAAACGACCCTTACTAAAAAGATAAAAGCTAAGCCTAAAATGGTTCGCTATGCTTCACGTCAAAGTGAGGAGTCTGTTGGTATTCTTCTAACCGAAATGATGGAGCTTCATATCCCGACGTTGTTAGAGTATCCAGATTTAATGAAGTCTAATAGTAAAATTACGTACTTGTCAGACAAATTTGCAGATGTAGTTGCCGAGACATCAACGTTACTTGAAAAGGCGGCTGCTTCAAAAATATTAAAAATAGTTAAAACAGAAAAACCAAAATCAGCTATTGATTTAGGGTGCGGATTAGGAGGATACCTTCGTCAAATTAATGAGAAGTATCCTAAGATGGAGCTTACAGGAGTAGAAATGAGTGAGGAAGTGGTGCAGAAAGCACGTAAAAAACTTGATGATTCTATAACTATTCAGCAAGGAGATATCGTTGAATTTTTGGATTCTTACGAGAAGCAAGTTGATTTTATTATGGCTCACAACCTTCTTTACTACTTCAGTCGTGACGAACGGATTAATTTATATAAACGTATGTCAAAAATCCTACGTAATGGAGGCGTCATTTCGTTTATCTGCCCAATCGTAAATGCAAGATGGGGCCGAACGTTTACTACAGCGTTTAATACGTTTATGACAGCACATGAAAATCTTCACCCGCTGCCAAGTTTAGAAGAACTTGAAAAAGATGTACAGGTTGCTAATCTTCATGTGAAATCGAGTAAACCGCTTATTAGAGAAGGTGGATGGTATTTAATCACTGTAAAAAAAGAACTTAAATAGCGGAACACTTTCCCCTTCTCCGCATACATATAACGAGACATCCTGAAGCGGAGAAGGGGACGATAGCATGTGTGGGATTACTGGTATAATTAGTATTACGAAAGAAGTAGATCCAGCACCAATTCAAGCAATGACTCATGCTTTACTACATCGCGGGCCCGATACTAATGAAGTCTATAAATCAAATCATGCAGTATTTGGTCATACAAGATTAACAGTTGTCGACCCTCATAATGGTAGACAGCCAATGAGCCGAGTGGTGAGAGGATCTACTTACACGATATGTTATAACGGAGAGCTCTACAATACAGAAGCTATTCGTAAAGAATTAGCTGAAATTGGATATTCCTTTCAAGGACATTCAGATACAGAAGTACTCCTTACAGCTTATATAGAGTGGGGAGAGGCGTGCTTAAAAAAGCTAAATGGCATCTTTGCGTTTGCCATCTGGAATAGTCGTGATCGCTCATTATTTGTAGCGCGGGACAGACTTGGCGTAAAGCCTCTATTCTATTCCTACAAAGATGGTATTTTTTTATTTGCTTCAGAAATAAAGGCTCTTTTAAAACATCCCCTTATTTCTAGAAAAGTTGATGAAGAGGGGCGTCTTCAACTTTTAGCTCTAAGTCCAATGCGAGCGAGCGGGCATGCGATATTTAGAGATATAAATGAGCTTAAACCAGCGCATCAATTGTTTTTTAATCAACATAACTTAACGATCTCGAGGTATTGGAATGTACCCACCTCGAAACACGTGGATTCCTATGAAATGACAGTAGAACGTGTGAGGGAACTTTTAACTAGCACCGTTGTAGATCAACTTGTCTCTGATGTACCAGTAGTAACTTTTTTATCCGGAGGAATTGATTCAAGTGCTATCACTGCGATCGCTAGTGATCATATTCGCACGAGTTACTCTGTGGAATACGAAGAAAATGACAAACACTTTGCATCTTCTTTCTATCAGCCAAATAGAGATGCCACATATATCGATTTAGTTAAGCAGGCATATCACTTAAATCATAAGACTATTGAGCTCAGCCAACAGTCGCTTGTAGACTCCTTGAATCAGGCTGTTATTGCTAGGGATCTTCCTGGTATGGCGGATATAGATAGCTCTCTTATGCTATTTTCAAAAGAAATTAAGAAAGATGCAACAGTTGCTTTATCAGGAGAGTGTGCTGACGAGATATTTGGAGGATATCCATGGTTTTTTAAAGAAGCTATTGGGTTTCCATGGTTACACAAAGATAGAGCCACATTATTAAAAAAGCAAGATCAAAAAGCAGCTTCAGCTTATACAAATGAACTTTATAAAAATACGTTAGCAGAAACACCTCTAAACGGAGATGAATTGCCAGAGGAAGCAAGGTTGAAAAAGCTATGCTACGCAAATATTCACTGGTTTATGCAAACATTGCTTGAGCGTAAAGATCGAATGAGCATGGCAAGCAGTCTTGAAGTAAGAGTGCCTTTTGCTAATCATGAGATCGTAGAATATGCATGGAGCATACCATGGGAATGGAAATTAGCCGGTGGAAGAGAGAAAAAACTTCTCCGAGACGCTGTAACTCCAATTCTGCCTACAGAAATTGTGCAACGCAAAAAAAGCCCTTATCCCAAAACTCATCATCCAGCTTACAAAGATGCTGTACAAAAGAAAATGCAAAGCATAATAAAACAAAAGGATTCCATACTATTTGATTTGTATGATTATGGTGAAATAAAGGAGTTAGTGAACACGGGTGGCGAATCTTATAAAGAGCCCTTTTTTGGTCAATTAATGACGGGTCCACAACTACTTGCCTACTTTATTCAATTAGAGTACTGGCTTAAAGAGTACAATATAGCATTCATTTAAAATCAATAGTGTAGAACATATCAATTGCAAAATGTATAAGTTCTTTATACAATTTGTATAACTTTTGTTGAATAATATAAAAGAAATTAAGGTAGGTGTGTCGCGTGACTAATATCGCAATAATTGGAGCAGGACCAGGAGGTCTAGCCTGTGGCATGATTTTAGCTGCTAATGGCTATAAAGTTGATATATATGAAAAGCAATCTTACGTGGGCGGGCGCACTTCCTCTTTCACGAAAGATGGATTTACGTTTGATTTAGGACCTACTTTTTTTAGTATGCCTCACATTCTCGAAGAGGTATTTGAAGCCTCTGGAAAGAAATTAAGTGATTATGTGGAACTTATGGAATTAGATCCGATGTACGCGTTAGATTTTAACGACATGACAATACGTGCATCAAGAGATCCTCAAAAGATGATAGCTGAAATAGAAAAGCATTTCCCAGGAAATGGGAAGAGTTATGAAGCGTTTATGAACGATACAAGAAAAAAATTAAATGTACTATCTCCAATTTTACAAAATAACCATGCTTCTCTTTTTGATTACATGAGATGGAGAAGTATAAAAGCTCTACCCCAGCTCGAGATCGGTAAAACACTTTATGACGTTTTATCCAAATATTTTGATGATGAGCGTTTAAAGCTCTCCTTTACCTTTCAATCAAAATATTTAGGTATGTCGCCTTGGGACTGTCCTGGAGCATTTAGTATTCTTTCCTTTATGGAGCATGAATTTGGTGTTTATCATCCTAAAGGGGGGTTAAATCAACTTACTAAAGGAATGGCAAAAGCATTTGAAGAACTTGGTGGTACTATTCATTTAAATAATGGAGTAAAGAAGATTCATGTATCTAACCGCCGTGTGACAGGTGTTTTATTAGAGAATGATGAAATGGTTTCATCCGATAACCTTGTCATGAATGCGGATTTTGCCTATGCTATGACGCATCTTTTCGAAGATGGAGTAATTAAGAAATACGCTCCTGAAAAGTTAGAAAAGAAAAAGTACTCTTGTTCCACTTTTATGATGTATGTAGGTATTGATAGAGAACTAGAATTAGACCATCACACTATCCTTTTCTCTGATGACTATAAACGCAACGTAGAAGAGATCACGAAGACACAGTTGTTGTCGGAAGATCCATCTATTTATGTGCAAAATGCTAGTGTGACCGATAAAACACTTGCGCCAGTTGGACAAGCTGCCTTGTATATTTTAGCGCCTGTGCCTAATAACGATAGTGGAATAGATTGGGATAATAAAAAAGGAGAATTTAGAGACCTTGTTTATTCCATCATCGAAAAGAGAACCGGAATCGATATTAAGCAACACATCGTTACAGAAGAAATTTTATCCCCTAAAGAGTGGGAAGTAGATAAGCTTGTTTATAAAGGAGCTACATTTAATTTAGCTCACAACCTCGGACAAATGATGTACTTTAGACCACATAATCAATTTGAAGAAATTGACGGTCTTTATTTAGTTGGCGGAGGAACTCACCCAGGTAGTGGATTACCCACTATTTTTGAGTCTGCTAGAATAACTTCTAAGCTGTTACTCGATCAAAAAAAGGAGGCCCACGCATGAAAACTGCAATTATAGGTGGTGGCATCGGAGGTCTTGTCACAGCTCTTTACGAAGTGTTAGATGGTAATGACGTGACCATTTTTGAACAGAGGGACAAGCTTGGAGGAAGGCTTAGCTATCATCAGCAAGGAGCATATAAAGTAGATGAGGGACCAACAATCGTCTTACTTCCTGAGATGATCACATCTATTTTGGAGCAAATTGGTATCACAGAGGATGACATTCAGTTCGAGAGGATTGACCCTGTTTATCCGCTTCATTATAAAGACGGCATGACTTTTCTTAAATGGAGTAATAAAGAAAAACAAATGGAAGAAATGACTCGCCTCTTTCCTCAAGACGTAGAGGCTTATAAACAGTACATTAAAGATATGAACGATCGTTTTACTGTAGGTAAGCCAGCGTTTTTAGATCGGGCGTTTATAGATAAAAAGACGTTTTGGACGAAGAGCAATGTGAAGACGTTAGTTAAATTAAAAGCGTATCAAACCGTTCGTCAACAAGTGAAAAAGTATTTTGAATCTGAAAGGCTTCAAGAATCATTTGCACTACAAACACTGTATATCGGTGGCGCTCCTGAACAAACTCCTGCTATTTATTCGCTTGTCTCCTTTAGCGAACATGAACATGGAGTATGGTATGTGAAGGGAGGCTATGCAAGGTTAGCGGAGGTATTAGCAGAAGCAGTTGAAAAGCACGGTATTACAGTCCATTTGAACACAAAAGTGGACGAACTAGTAGTAGATGAACAAGAAGCTGTTGGTGTGCGCATTGAAAACACGTTGTATAGCTTTGATCGCTTTGTCCTGAATGGGGACTTCCCTAACATGGAGGGACTAGTTAGAAAGCAAAAAAAACGAGCGTATAACCCTTCCTCAGGCTGCTTACTTATGTATATGGGACTCAATGAACCGTTAGCGACAGAGCATGTACACCAATTTTATATGGGTGATCGTTTAGACGAGCATATGAAACAACTATTTGATGAACAGCGTGTCCCGACTGATCCGTCCTTTTATGTGTTCAATCCGTCGTTAATTGATTCAACATTAGCTCCAAAAGGGCACGGGGTTGCTTACGTATTAGTTCCTGTTCCGTCGGCATCTAAAGTAACAAAGGAGCAACTCTATCAATTAGGAGAAGAGATGATGGAACGCTTAGAGCAGCGAGTAGATCCTGCTATACGATCAAAAATAGTATGGAAGCATGTGCGAACACCTCATGACCAGCAATTAGAAGGTCTATTTGATGGTGGTAGCTTTGGAATAGCTCCAACTCTGTTTCAATCAGGTGTGTTTCGACCACAAATAAAGCCATTTTC
This window contains:
- the asnB gene encoding asparagine synthase (glutamine-hydrolyzing); amino-acid sequence: MCGITGIISITKEVDPAPIQAMTHALLHRGPDTNEVYKSNHAVFGHTRLTVVDPHNGRQPMSRVVRGSTYTICYNGELYNTEAIRKELAEIGYSFQGHSDTEVLLTAYIEWGEACLKKLNGIFAFAIWNSRDRSLFVARDRLGVKPLFYSYKDGIFLFASEIKALLKHPLISRKVDEEGRLQLLALSPMRASGHAIFRDINELKPAHQLFFNQHNLTISRYWNVPTSKHVDSYEMTVERVRELLTSTVVDQLVSDVPVVTFLSGGIDSSAITAIASDHIRTSYSVEYEENDKHFASSFYQPNRDATYIDLVKQAYHLNHKTIELSQQSLVDSLNQAVIARDLPGMADIDSSLMLFSKEIKKDATVALSGECADEIFGGYPWFFKEAIGFPWLHKDRATLLKKQDQKAASAYTNELYKNTLAETPLNGDELPEEARLKKLCYANIHWFMQTLLERKDRMSMASSLEVRVPFANHEIVEYAWSIPWEWKLAGGREKKLLRDAVTPILPTEIVQRKKSPYPKTHHPAYKDAVQKKMQSIIKQKDSILFDLYDYGEIKELVNTGGESYKEPFFGQLMTGPQLLAYFIQLEYWLKEYNIAFI
- a CDS encoding ion transporter, whose amino-acid sequence is MEDITTLKSWQRPLHRLVNSNAFTTTIIILILINAIIVGVETYQGIYENNRAFFFAADRVLLWIFTVEIALRLLASRNIKSFFSNSWNWFDFIIVAAGHIFVGAHFVTVLRILRVLRVFRAISVIPSLRKLVDALLLTIPALGNIFLLMSIIFYIFAVIGTMLFQEVAPEYFGNLQLSLLTLFQVVTLESWASAVMRPIFEELWWSWIYFVSFVLVGTFVVFNLFIGVIVNNVEKAENADEEVKDTHKEVTELRKEIQELKELIVKNSDEK
- the proC gene encoding pyrroline-5-carboxylate reductase, which gives rise to MNVSIIGSGSMAEALIAGWARHDDVSMLVTNRSDDHKLLHLESTYGVHTSRDPKALLQHADILLLTCKPKDYKDALMPYVPHMTSSTIVVSVMAGITITSLEEVAPLAQVIRTMPNTSAAVNKSMTSIAAGQSASNVSIDAISRLFSLVGEIAFVEEKLLDPITALTGTGPAYIYYLVEAMEIAAHDIGIEKELARKLILQTLSGASETAKVSSHTPRELYKQIMSPGGTTEAGFHVLEERHVQKALIDCIGAANDRSKELGIVLTNALKRS
- the cbpB gene encoding cyclic-di-AMP-binding protein CbpB — translated: MLLIFRQDVYNVMPNAQEQDVLSGSITAFIIPAEQVACVQPENSLEHALLVLVKSGYTAIPVLGMDNKLNGLISKAQILDSILGIERMEPEKLATWLVSDIMNNDHVSIHKSASFERLMTLLIQYPFVCVEDENGIFEGIIPRSKVLAHLNGFLHDLRRQ
- a CDS encoding low molecular weight protein-tyrosine-phosphatase, whose translation is MIKVVFVCLGNICRSPMAEAIFRKRIYEKELTDHISVESAGTASWHEGKPPHEGTRQILDQHTISYNGQTARGVREADYQADYLVVMDNSNLEDVKNGRNHVANAFRLLDLVSEIENKDVPDPYFTGDFEETFSLINEGCERLLAKIIREKF
- a CDS encoding SDR family NAD(P)-dependent oxidoreductase — protein: MVNRLAHKVVVITGASSGIGREMALEVARQGAIPVLLARSLNKLEQLSSEIYEETSKHAPYFTLDVTNFDQIKEVVEQIEAKVGSIDVLINNAGYAVFDSIWQADLADLEGIFQVNVFGAIAMTQAVLPSMIGRNSGQIIFVGSALSKMISPKSSFYVASKHAIYGFANTIRMELADTAINVSVVNPGPIKTAFFDRADKTGEYVNQVEKFMLRADYVSKKTIQLIKRPRREINLPLWMNILTRIYQVSPRLIEFVGKDIMTKK
- a CDS encoding class I SAM-dependent methyltransferase; this translates as MSEISRVLQARNWMKTNEDFLSTWHAHVGYKMDLFHYFANGASVHAVASKHELSEELLQRWVDVGLEIGHLKTTLTKKIKAKPKMVRYASRQSEESVGILLTEMMELHIPTLLEYPDLMKSNSKITYLSDKFADVVAETSTLLEKAAASKILKIVKTEKPKSAIDLGCGLGGYLRQINEKYPKMELTGVEMSEEVVQKARKKLDDSITIQQGDIVEFLDSYEKQVDFIMAHNLLYYFSRDERINLYKRMSKILRNGGVISFICPIVNARWGRTFTTAFNTFMTAHENLHPLPSLEELEKDVQVANLHVKSSKPLIREGGWYLITVKKELK
- a CDS encoding MerR family transcriptional regulator; amino-acid sequence: MWISLPSSYKDKKVISIGIASELTGLSERQIRYYEERKLIFPERSKGGTRKYSFGDIERLVDIANKMEDGMQTFEIRREEMKKSSVRNKMLRGQINAAFKMRE
- a CDS encoding SRPBCC family protein, encoding MFSGTFYFKTEINKPIKDVWEFFQTNENLVAITGFPKITLLGDKDVFEGSHVHLKMDFFLVKLDWQGEITKVVPEAYFMDEGKKLPFPFKEWRHVHAFKELSPSKTKMIDRVEFSSYVPAPLIKAMLIGMFSDRKRQLKKYL
- a CDS encoding M20/M25/M40 family metallo-hydrolase, yielding MIWQTEEALLTLAIELCACKSINSTDGEKEIIEFIHKKLAALPYFHKNEDYMHVFLTEDKRIGCSVYIPGRTSETIVFSGHVDVVPVEDFGEHASMAFQPIEWTEKVKQLRLTEYVKKDSESNDYLFGRGTMDMLSSIAMCMQLIEFAAEEGLHHSLVMLFVPDEEGVSQGMRQGVKELSRVQDTFNLSYKLFWNTEPTFPQAPTDNAHRIYSGSAGKLLAGVMSVGVEAHVADQNASVNAALMQSFVTKNLELNEAFSETVEGEKTAPPSTLFQRDHKSEYSVQTPATSSGLYNILTMERTPLQITTALRELLNACAKEVGEFYHDRFSFQVYTVQELYEHAYTKFGDEFLERISSVQVDPTDMLHSTSSYLLTLIEFAKDLAPFYVLYYCPPFYPAVKSREDALLNTVREKLASKLRKANERVITQSYFPGLSDMSYIGLQIEESELRVLKDNTPLWDNGYSLPFSEMKKIEMPVLNYGTFGRDAHQWTERVHIDRSYRIAPTIIKEVLKEF